One part of the Microbulbifer sp. THAF38 genome encodes these proteins:
- the sdhA gene encoding succinate dehydrogenase flavoprotein subunit yields the protein MANMRTISFDGIVIGGGGAGMRAALQMAQSGYKTAVITKVFPTRSHTVSAQGGITCAIASSDPNDDWRWHMYDTVKGSDYIGDQEAIEYMCSVGPEAVFELEHMGLPFSRTEEGRIYQRPFGGQSKDFGRGGQAARTCAAADRTGHALLHTLYQNNVKHQTEFLNEWFAIDLVKNQDGAVVGVIAMCIEDGEVVFIKSKATVFATGGAGRIFASTTNAHINTGDGVGMALRAGMPVQDIEMWQFHPTGIYGAGVLVTEGCRGEGGYLINKDGERFMERYAPNAKDLASRDVVARSMVLEMLDGRGCGPEGDHVFLKLDHLGEELLNSRLPGICELSKTFAHVDPVKAPIPVVPTCHYMMGGIPTNVHGQALTQDAAGNDQIIDGFFACGEVACVSVHGANRLGGNSLLDLVVFGRASGLFIEKALREGIEHREASESDLEAAMARLNRLETNETGEKAADLRKELQGVMQNHFGVFRRGDYMAEGVKKLADLRERIENVRLDDRSRAFNTARIEALELQNLLEVAEATAIAAETRTESRGAHAREDFQERDDENWLCHSMYFPAEKRFGKRAVNFAPTTMEAFEPKARTY from the coding sequence ATGGCGAACATGCGAACTATTTCTTTTGACGGGATTGTGATTGGCGGCGGCGGCGCGGGTATGCGCGCGGCCCTGCAGATGGCCCAGTCCGGCTACAAGACTGCGGTAATCACCAAGGTATTCCCAACCCGTTCTCACACGGTATCTGCCCAGGGTGGTATTACCTGTGCGATTGCCAGCTCCGACCCCAATGATGATTGGCGCTGGCACATGTATGACACCGTTAAAGGTTCCGACTATATCGGCGACCAGGAAGCGATCGAATACATGTGTTCCGTAGGCCCTGAGGCCGTATTCGAACTGGAGCACATGGGTCTGCCTTTCTCTCGTACTGAAGAGGGCCGTATTTACCAGCGTCCTTTCGGTGGTCAGTCCAAAGATTTTGGCCGCGGTGGCCAGGCTGCCCGTACCTGTGCTGCCGCCGACCGTACCGGCCACGCGCTGCTGCACACTCTTTATCAGAACAACGTTAAGCACCAAACCGAATTCCTAAACGAATGGTTTGCCATTGACCTGGTGAAGAACCAAGACGGTGCCGTGGTGGGTGTGATCGCCATGTGCATCGAAGATGGCGAAGTGGTCTTTATCAAATCCAAGGCGACCGTATTCGCCACCGGTGGTGCCGGCCGTATCTTCGCCTCCACCACCAACGCACACATCAACACCGGCGATGGTGTGGGTATGGCCCTGCGCGCAGGCATGCCTGTGCAGGACATTGAGATGTGGCAGTTCCACCCGACCGGTATTTACGGTGCCGGTGTACTCGTGACCGAAGGTTGTCGCGGTGAGGGTGGCTACCTGATCAATAAAGACGGCGAGCGTTTTATGGAGCGCTACGCGCCCAATGCCAAAGACCTCGCTTCCCGCGATGTTGTGGCCCGCTCTATGGTGCTCGAGATGCTCGACGGCCGCGGCTGTGGCCCTGAAGGCGATCACGTATTCCTGAAGCTCGATCACCTGGGTGAAGAGCTGCTCAACAGCCGCCTACCCGGTATCTGTGAACTGTCCAAAACCTTTGCCCACGTCGACCCGGTTAAGGCACCGATCCCGGTTGTGCCTACCTGCCACTACATGATGGGCGGTATCCCAACCAACGTTCACGGCCAGGCCCTGACCCAGGATGCTGCCGGCAACGATCAGATCATCGACGGCTTCTTCGCCTGTGGTGAGGTTGCCTGTGTATCTGTACACGGCGCTAACCGACTGGGCGGCAACTCACTGCTGGATCTGGTGGTATTCGGACGCGCTTCCGGCCTGTTTATCGAGAAGGCCCTGCGTGAAGGTATCGAGCACCGCGAAGCTTCCGAGTCCGATCTCGAAGCGGCGATGGCGCGCCTGAACCGTCTGGAAACCAACGAAACCGGCGAGAAAGCTGCCGACTTGCGCAAAGAGCTGCAGGGCGTGATGCAGAATCACTTCGGTGTATTCCGCCGCGGCGATTACATGGCGGAAGGCGTGAAGAAGTTGGCTGACCTGCGTGAGCGCATCGAGAACGTACGCCTGGACGACAGAAGCCGCGCCTTTAACACCGCCCGTATTGAGGCGCTGGAATTGCAAAACCTGTTGGAAGTTGCCGAGGCCACTGCGATTGCCGCAGAGACCCGCACTGAAAGCCGCGGCGCCCACGCCCGCGAAGACTTCCAGGAGCGCGACGATGAAAACTGGCTGTGTCACTCCATGTACTTCCCGGCAGAGAAACGCTTTGGCAAGCGTGCGGTAAACTTCGCGCCGACTACCATGGAAGCCTTTGAACCGAAAGCTCGGACCTACTGA
- a CDS encoding succinate dehydrogenase iron-sulfur subunit, whose translation MLKVSIYRYNPETDKAPYMQDYQLDTQGKDLMVLDVLELLKAQDPTLSFRRSCREGVCGSDGMNISGRNGLACTTPLSEAAPKGKLILRPLPGLPVIRDLVVDMEQFYEQYKKIEPYLQNDTPAPAIERLQTPEDREKLDGLYECILCACCSTACPSFWWNPDKFIGPAGLLQAYRFLADSRDLATDERLSNLDDPFSVFRCHGIQNCVNVCPKGLNPTRAIGHIRNMLLTRAV comes from the coding sequence ATGTTGAAAGTAAGCATTTACCGTTACAACCCGGAAACCGACAAAGCGCCTTACATGCAGGACTACCAGCTCGACACCCAGGGCAAGGACCTGATGGTGTTGGACGTGTTGGAGTTGCTCAAGGCGCAGGACCCGACCCTGTCCTTCCGCCGCTCCTGCCGTGAAGGTGTGTGTGGTTCCGATGGTATGAATATTTCCGGCCGCAACGGCCTGGCGTGTACTACGCCACTGTCTGAAGCTGCCCCCAAGGGTAAACTGATTCTGCGTCCGCTGCCGGGCCTGCCGGTGATCCGCGACCTGGTTGTGGATATGGAACAGTTCTACGAGCAGTACAAGAAGATCGAGCCGTACCTGCAGAATGACACTCCGGCACCGGCGATTGAGCGCCTGCAGACCCCAGAGGATCGCGAGAAGCTCGACGGCCTGTACGAGTGTATTCTGTGCGCCTGCTGCTCCACCGCTTGTCCTTCTTTCTGGTGGAACCCGGATAAGTTTATCGGCCCGGCCGGCCTGCTACAGGCCTACCGCTTCCTGGCGGACAGCCGCGACCTGGCCACTGATGAGCGCCTGTCCAACCTGGACGACCCCTTCAGTGTGTTCCGTTGCCATGGCATTCAAAACTGTGTCAACGTATGTCCGAAGGGTTTGAACCCGACCCGCGCCATTGGCCATATTCGCAATATGCTGCTGACACGCGCGGTATAG
- the sdhC gene encoding succinate dehydrogenase, cytochrome b556 subunit, with the protein MNKNRPVNLDISTIKLPAAALVSILHRVSGVVLFAVVALLLCMLDASLESEQGFADMAAAFNSIPAKLILWASLAALIYHLLAGVRHLFMDMGMGESFEGGRRSAIAVLVVSVILILLVGVWLW; encoded by the coding sequence GTGAACAAAAACAGACCTGTCAATTTAGACATTTCCACTATAAAGCTTCCCGCTGCCGCTTTGGTTTCCATTTTGCACCGTGTATCTGGTGTAGTGCTCTTCGCCGTTGTGGCGCTGTTGCTCTGCATGCTCGATGCCAGCCTGGAATCCGAACAGGGCTTCGCCGATATGGCGGCGGCATTTAACAGTATTCCTGCCAAGCTCATTTTGTGGGCCTCCCTGGCAGCTCTTATTTACCATCTGTTGGCCGGTGTGCGTCACCTGTTTATGGATATGGGAATGGGTGAGAGCTTCGAAGGTGGTCGCCGCAGCGCTATTGCCGTGCTGGTGGTGAGTGTAATCCTTATTCTTTTAGTGGGAGTATGGTTGTGGTAA
- the sdhD gene encoding succinate dehydrogenase, hydrophobic membrane anchor protein, with translation MVRTVTSFGRSGTFDWLYQRVTAVILLAYVLFIVGFIFFTKDFGYQAWSELFAQRWMRVFSLVALLSTVIHAWIGLWSVVTDYITNRVMGGKATVLRLFVEVILAAIAVLYTVWGIEILWGV, from the coding sequence GTGGTAAGAACAGTAACTAGCTTCGGCCGTAGCGGTACTTTCGACTGGCTCTACCAGCGCGTCACCGCAGTGATACTGCTCGCTTACGTCCTCTTTATAGTGGGCTTTATCTTTTTCACCAAAGACTTTGGCTACCAGGCCTGGTCTGAGTTGTTCGCCCAGCGCTGGATGCGTGTATTCAGCTTGGTCGCCCTGCTGTCCACCGTGATTCACGCCTGGATTGGTCTCTGGTCCGTGGTTACCGATTACATCACCAACCGGGTGATGGGCGGTAAGGCCACTGTTCTGCGCCTGTTCGTGGAAGTGATCCTGGCTGCGATTGCCGTGCTTTACACGGTGTGGGGCATTGAAATTCTTTGGGGTGTATAA
- the gltA gene encoding citrate synthase: MSDKKAQLTVDGIDGAIEMPVRSGTLGPDVVDVGNLTGKGLFTYDPGFVSTAACESKITFIDGAKGQLLHRGYPIEQLAEKSDYLETCYLLMNGELPNAEQKKDYVDTIMSHTMVHEALVNFFKGFHYDAHPMAMLCGVVGALASFYHDSLDITNPEHREISAHRLIAKMPTLAAMCYKHSKGQPFMYPDNSRSYSENFLHMMFGNPCEPSKIDPIVAKAMDIIFLLHADHEQNASTSTVRLAGSSGANPFACISSGIAALWGPAHGGANEAVLNMLQEIGDESRIDEFVKRAKDKNDPFRLMGFGHRVYKNFDPRSRVMQGICDEVLGAMGAENDPLLKIAKRLEKIALEDEYFVEKKLYPNVDFYSGIIMKAIGIPTDMFTVIFATGRTSGWIAHWNEMISNPHKIGRPRQLYTGYTQRDYLPLEQR; this comes from the coding sequence ATGTCCGATAAAAAAGCGCAACTCACGGTCGACGGTATCGACGGCGCTATTGAAATGCCCGTACGCTCCGGCACCCTCGGCCCCGATGTTGTCGATGTCGGTAACCTGACCGGCAAAGGCTTATTCACCTACGACCCGGGCTTCGTATCCACTGCCGCATGTGAATCCAAGATCACTTTTATCGATGGCGCCAAAGGTCAACTTCTGCACCGCGGCTACCCCATTGAGCAGCTGGCAGAGAAGTCTGACTACCTCGAGACCTGCTACCTGCTAATGAACGGCGAACTGCCCAACGCCGAGCAGAAAAAAGATTACGTGGACACCATCATGTCCCACACCATGGTGCATGAAGCCCTGGTGAACTTCTTTAAAGGTTTCCATTACGACGCTCACCCGATGGCAATGCTTTGCGGCGTGGTTGGCGCTCTCGCCTCCTTCTACCACGACTCTCTGGATATCACCAATCCAGAGCACCGCGAGATCTCCGCACACCGCCTGATCGCCAAGATGCCGACTTTGGCTGCCATGTGCTACAAGCACTCCAAAGGCCAGCCCTTCATGTATCCGGACAATAGCCGCAGCTACTCCGAGAACTTCCTGCACATGATGTTCGGCAACCCCTGTGAGCCCAGCAAGATCGATCCGATTGTCGCCAAGGCAATGGATATCATCTTCCTGCTGCACGCCGACCACGAGCAGAATGCTTCAACCTCTACCGTGCGTCTGGCCGGCTCCTCCGGCGCCAACCCCTTCGCTTGCATCTCTTCCGGTATTGCCGCCCTGTGGGGACCGGCACACGGCGGTGCTAACGAAGCAGTACTGAATATGCTGCAGGAAATCGGCGACGAGAGCCGCATCGACGAGTTTGTGAAGCGCGCTAAAGACAAGAACGACCCCTTCCGCCTGATGGGTTTCGGACACCGCGTTTACAAGAATTTTGACCCGCGCTCCCGCGTAATGCAGGGCATTTGTGACGAAGTTCTGGGTGCTATGGGTGCCGAGAACGATCCACTGCTGAAGATTGCCAAGCGCCTGGAAAAAATCGCCCTCGAAGACGAGTACTTCGTCGAGAAGAAACTCTACCCGAACGTCGACTTCTACTCCGGTATTATCATGAAAGCGATCGGCATCCCCACCGATATGTTTACCGTGATTTTTGCCACCGGCCGCACCTCCGGCTGGATTGCACACTGGAATGAGATGATTTCCAACCCACATAAAATTGGCCGTCCGCGTCAGCTTTATACCGGCTATACCCAGCGCGATTACC